A single window of Lytechinus variegatus isolate NC3 chromosome 8, Lvar_3.0, whole genome shotgun sequence DNA harbors:
- the LOC121420009 gene encoding uncharacterized protein LOC121420009, which yields MEKFFKISKVKDGIPCGWRLATYKEVNDSMQVVIDLLDQWTIAKLQDGWQVSGGGYGNKVEKYDDPNKTFGDQLITNAINMIKKEFKVTKVKDGIPCGWRLATYMEANDSTVKDLLDEWTIAKLEDGWQVAGGGYGNKVERYADPNKSFGDQVITNSIKKEFRVTRVKDGMPSGWRLATHWEAEDSMQDVTDLLDEWTIAKLEDGWQVVGGGYGNKVEKYDDPNRQFGDQLITVVRPVKDVRVVEIAEGITRDWSWATKSQVESVKEDVEKLLGEWSIAKLLDGWKIDGGGYGYKITKCDSDDGTIKEMVIVQESL from the exons ATGGAgaaatttttcaaaa TCAGTAAAGTCAAAGATGGGATTCCTTGTGGTTGGAGGTTGGCGACTTACAAGGAAGTAAATGATTCAATGCAAGTCGTTATAGATTTGCTTGATCAATGGACTATCGCCAAACTTCAAGATGGGTGGCAAGTTTCCGGTGGTGGATACGGCAACAAAGTTGAGAAATATGATGATCCCAACAAAACTTTCGGGGACCAGTTGATCACCAACgcgattaacatgattaagaaaGAATTTAAAG TCACTAAGGTCAAAGATGGGATTCCTTGTGGTTGGAGGTTGGCGACTTACATGGAGGCAAATGATTCAACAGTTAAAGATTTGCTTGATGAATGGACCATCGCCAAACTTGAAGATGGGTGGCAAGTTGCTGGTGGTGGATATGGCAACAAAGTCGAGAGATATGCTGATCCTAACAAAAGTTTCGGGGACCAGGTGATCACCAACTCGATTAAGAAAGAATTTAGAG TCACTAGAGTCAAAGATGGGATGCCTAGTGGCTGGAGGTTGGCGACGCACTGGGAAGCAGAAGATTCCATGCAAGATGTTACAGATTTGCTTGATGAGTGGACCATCGCCAAACTTGAAGATGGGTGGCAAGTTGTCGGTGGTGGATATGGCAACAAAGTCGAGAAATATGACGATCCCAACAGACAGTTTGGAGACCAGTTGATCACCGTCGTCAGGCCAGTGAAGGATGTTCGTGTGGTTGAAATCGCCGAGGGCATCACGCGGGATTGGAGTTGGGCGACGAAATCACAGGTCGAAAGCGTAAAGGAAGATGTGGAAAAATTACTCGGGGAATGGTCTATCGCAAAGCTCTTAGATGGATGGAAAATTGATGGTGGAGGATACGGGTATAAGATCACCAAGTGTGATTCTGATGATGGTACTATTAAGGAAATGGTTATTGTACAAGAATCCCTCTAG